The proteins below come from a single Pedobacter aquae genomic window:
- a CDS encoding DUF2911 domain-containing protein codes for MMKRITLALGLLYLSFSASAQSGFLPQPSTTQTVEQEFGLGKVKLSYARPNVKERKVFGALVPYGKVWRTGANSATVLTFSDEVKLAGKTVPAGNYALFTIPGEAEWTIILSKTTEQWGSYAYKEADDFLRVKVKPAKTAQKVESFTIQFANVQAGSMDLQLVWDNTLVSVPFTTDFDTKAMANIDAAMKGDKKPYFPAAIYYYTYNKDLKQALTWVNEAEKTMGKAPWVKLWKAKIQLKLGDKKAALLTAEEGVKIAEEIKNEEYISLNKAFIAENK; via the coding sequence ATGATGAAAAGAATTACCCTAGCCCTTGGGCTATTATACTTGTCTTTCTCGGCAAGCGCACAAAGTGGTTTTCTACCTCAGCCAAGTACAACACAAACTGTTGAACAAGAATTTGGCTTAGGTAAAGTTAAATTAAGCTATGCAAGACCAAATGTTAAAGAGCGTAAAGTTTTTGGTGCTTTGGTTCCTTATGGCAAAGTATGGCGTACAGGAGCAAACTCTGCTACTGTATTAACTTTTTCTGATGAGGTAAAACTAGCTGGTAAAACAGTACCTGCTGGCAACTACGCATTATTTACCATTCCTGGCGAAGCAGAGTGGACTATTATTTTAAGTAAAACTACAGAACAATGGGGTTCTTACGCTTATAAGGAAGCTGATGACTTTTTAAGAGTTAAAGTTAAACCTGCTAAAACTGCACAAAAAGTAGAAAGCTTTACCATACAATTTGCCAATGTACAAGCCGGCAGTATGGATTTACAATTGGTTTGGGATAATACTTTGGTAAGCGTTCCTTTCACAACAGATTTTGATACCAAAGCTATGGCTAATATAGATGCAGCTATGAAAGGCGATAAAAAACCTTATTTCCCAGCTGCAATCTACTATTACACTTATAATAAAGATTTAAAACAAGCTTTAACTTGGGTTAACGAAGCAGAAAAAACAATGGGTAAAGCACCATGGGTAAAATTATGGAAAGCTAAAATCCAATTAAAATTAGGAGATAAAAAAGCAGCACTTTTAACTGCCGAAGAAGGTGTTAAAATTGCTGAAGAGATCAAAAATGAAGAGTATATCTCCTTAAACAAAGCATTTATTGCAGAGAATAAATAA